The window TGCTCCCGCGCCGACTCCGGCGAGGGCCACAGCGGCAAGCGCAGGTTCGGGTCGTAGGAGAGCAGCGCTCCTGCTTGTCTGGCCACCTCCATGGCTTTCAGGTGCGCCGAACGGCATGGCTCTGTTATCAGGCTTATGGATCCGTAGTGGAAGACAGCAGCCTGGAGATGAGAGAACCAAGAACAGTGGAAAGGCAAAACGTCGAACAATTAGAGAAGCAGTATGGGTTCGATCTCCGCAAGGTAGATTGCGGATCTCAGACGCACAGATCTGAGTTCTACTGATCTGCGACGACGAACATGGAGAGATGGAGATGCATGCGCTTACGCCTTTGATCACGTCGAGGTTGAGCTCGGCCTCGGTGAGTAGCATGTCGGCGCTGGGGTTGCGGTAGAACATGAATTCGCGCTCGCCGTCGGCCCTGAGGGTGACAAAGGCGAGTGCGGTGCGCGCCCCGGTGTCGAACAGGACGCCACCGTCGTCGACGCCGTTGTCCCGCAGGATGCCCGCCAGCATGCGCCCGAACTCATCATCGCCGAGCTTCCCAACGAAGGCGGCTCGCCCGCCGAGCCTAGCCACAGCGATGGCCACGTTGGCCGGGGCGCCGCCGGGCGCCTTAATAAAGCCCGGCGCCTCCGCCAGCGACACGCCCGATACGGTCGGCACGAAGTCGATCAGCATCTCCCCGAAGCTCGCGATGAGGTCCTTCGCCATGTTGCAGAGAGAAGAAGTCGATATCTACGCACCGACGGACGAAGGCCCCCGTAATATACACACGCGGAGAGAGGAAGGGAGAGTTAAAGATAGAAAACGAAGATTATGAGATGGACTAATATGGATGATGGAAAGTTTGGATTGACTTcattaatcataatcataatgtaaGATATATTTCCATGGCAGATTAATGACTGCAGTCTGACATTACACTGCAATTCCAAGGTGGAATCACATGCATCATTTGATACGTTTATAAGGATATATTGGACAATCTTCATATTTTGGATACACCATTATATGGTATCAGGACTTATCCCCTTCCTCGAAATATAGGATTAATTTCCAAATATGATTAGTGTTGATGTATTTATCAtggttgaaaaaaatattttttttaattttttttaataagaaatgtaTTGCTTAATATAAACCAGTCTAGCCagagaatattatttttaatatcaaatagtcaagagaatattatttttaatatatcataaTATGTAAAATATTGTCACATCTGCAGTGCAAGAAGGACTTGATTCACTGCACGCACCACCAATATCATATCTGGTTGATGCATTGATATCTGCTTTACTTATAATGCAAAAGGTGGGCATTTGACGTCACCAATTGCTGGTGTATGAGAGATATTTCTGTGAATAGTATTAGTATAAGTCATAATTGACATGTAATTCAAACACGAGTGATGACAAAACATATTATGtaatcttttttacttattattattattattattattattttatattatatattatatatattgtgatatcgatAGATCAATAGAATGAGAATCGAAATGAAATCGTGATAACGatacatatttatttttaaacatataccataaataatcccgatcaaaagttacttgaaaggaacatcgagataaccaaattgATTGGtttgttgtatactcatccatatgatagaggtcgttggtctcatagctattcGTATGagaacactaaggatatagtgcagatgatcattggagaataagttcaccgattgatccactcacggaatgcttTTTGTACATGATACCTCAATGTCAAACATCAATTTCGTGATCTCAGTTATGCATAtgatccttaaacttgagataccaaggatgtcctgtatgagtattccGCATTTTGaaaccgaacttataggtttggaggttttaGATCTAACACAACCGATTATCAAGAGTGGTAGCAAACCTCACAAGGGCAATTAAGTATCGATAaaagatcatccgctctcgatatcatgagaggaatatcctatatgttcttagtCAATTAAATCCCTaaccatggtcattcggattaagagagaaagagttctctataagaatatgattagagcgagacttgagtctgATAGCACAATGCCCagtatatggtctctgagatattagataaatgaaagactatagatatatgataattgatgatagataagtccaatagattagattttcCTATATCGTTTGGAGACTGAGACGTAGTGGtgaagtacatccatagtcgatgagtcgagtgaattattataagagatgATAATTCACCGAGTTAAAAAAAGTTGATACTGGGCATTGTGATACTGAGCATATATGACTAGCGAACAGCTTGATACtgagcatagagggtcacacatatattgtAGGTGTTGTAATGAGCAGAGGTTTAAATATGAAATATCCGCttaagcccatatcttattggatatctagtaaactcctaaattattagatcatatggataagatccaataagagccaatgagagattattaggtaaagATATACTAATCCAAGATacttaggtaattggatggagatccatgaCTCAATAGGTAAGTATCTTGGATGGAGATCTATGactcaatagggcatgatccattatgaTTAATTTGATAgatacctctataaataggagggaactaaagtggCATAGGCTAAACCCTTTCTGgttatcatctcctattctcctctctccctctccccctcagtcgCAACCCTAGTTTGGaacatgtggacagcaagaagggtcgaccccttcttgatcacgtggTGCACGTGAAAAGGAAGATCGTGCAATGATTTAAGGAGCGTATTCATTGTATCTACCATATGGATCGACACTAAAAAGGATAGTTGACCTTTTTCatccacttatatatatatatatatatatatatatatatatatatatatatatatatatatatatacgatcgATAATAAATTTGCTttaacatatataattttttattttactttttgttTCGTACACCAATCCTCgcatgatataaaatttttttcttttagaaaatttaagattttatttttctattcttatGCTACATGATATTCTGCTAAAATTTCTaagaaaatagatacttatatcaTCTACAACAACAACATGCACCGCATATGATGCGCT of the Musa acuminata AAA Group cultivar baxijiao chromosome BXJ2-10, Cavendish_Baxijiao_AAA, whole genome shotgun sequence genome contains:
- the LOC135624292 gene encoding probable fructokinase-1, with product MAKDLIASFGEMLIDFVPTVSGVSLAEAPGFIKAPGGAPANVAIAVARLGGRAAFVGKLGDDEFGRMLAGILRDNGVDDGGVLFDTGARTALAFVTLRADGEREFMFYRNPSADMLLTEAELNLDVIKGAAVFHYGSISLITEPCRSAHLKAMEVARQAGALLSYDPNLRLPLWPSPESAREQIMSIWDQADIIKVSDVELEFLTGQESVEDDVVLTLWRPEFKLLLVTLGEKGCKYYTKDFRGSLDGFAVNTVDTTGAGDAFVGAMLRKIVDDQTVLQEEEKLREVLRFANACGAITTTKKGAIPALPNEAAAVELLKRD